One part of the Aspergillus luchuensis IFO 4308 DNA, chromosome 5, nearly complete sequence genome encodes these proteins:
- a CDS encoding uncharacterized protein (SECRETED:SignalP(1-27)): MNFNGRSSAGWASAYFCVCSLLPIAQGHMLTLNEEQIPKPPLQMTMQASVQDAIWGKWIGVGMGKAKMCATHGTAPLVNRRLKYTTILGKRF; this comes from the coding sequence ATGAACTTCAATGGTCGTTCAAGTGCGGGGTGGGCATCTGCCTATTTCTGCGTCTGCTCTCTCCTGCCAATTGCCCAGGGGCATATGCTGACCCTAAACGAAGAGCAAATCCCGAAGCCACCTCTCCAAATGACCATGCAGGCCTCGGTTCAAGACGCCATCTGGGGGAAATGGATCGGCGTGGGCATGGGCAAGGCGAAAATGTGTGCGACTCATGGGACCGCGCCGTTGGTCAATAGGCGTCTCAAGTACACAACGATACTTGGAAAGCGGTTCTAG
- a CDS encoding uncharacterized protein (COG:S;~EggNog:ENOG410Q266) yields the protein MNDFNDRGRPVKRKREDWAGPGPGHRDNDKTSKVVEPFQQSSKAMAPPLPGETLSKDEKVASIGLAAESFRPLMRELQQLDDQNPVLAEQAARLVALFRRLWESYVAQHAESSRLEKEISQMQIAHACLVDENTQLNRRCQDEEARLCHFRAAIQKLRKGVIDVFEKWENFQMTEAPAAGGADGPTQEEENVAVIVPAVHAQGDQGTSASQ from the exons ATGAATGACTTTAATGATCGGGGACGGCCggtcaagcgcaagcgcgaggACTGGGCAGGACCAGGCCCGGGACACCGTGACAACGACAAGACGTCAAAAGTTGTTGAACCATTCCAGCAGTCGTCTAAG GCCATGGCACCGCCACTTCCCGGAGAAACGCTGTCaaaagatgagaaggtcgctTCCATTGGCCTGGCCGCCGAGTCGTTCCGGCCCCTGATGCGCgagttgcagcagctggatgatCAAAATCCAGTCCTTGCAGAGCAAGCCGCGCGACTGGTGGCCCTCTTCCGGCGCCTCTGGGAATCGTACGTCGCGCAGCATGCCGAGAGCTCGCGCCTCGAGAAGGAAATCAGTCAGATGCAGATCGCCCACGCCTGCCTTGTCGACGAAAACACCCAGTTGAACCGTCGCTgccaggacgaggaggccCGCTTGTGCCACTTTCGAGCAGCGATCCAAAAATTACGGAAAGGAGTGATTGACGTGTTTGAAAAGTGGGAGAATTTCCAGATGACGGAAGCTCCGGCAGCGGGCGGTGCGGACGGACCgacgcaggaggaggagaacgtgGCAGTCATTGTGCCCGCCGTGCATGCTCAAGGGGACCAAGGCACCAGCGCTTCACAATAG